AGATGACAACAATTTAATTATCAAAGGTCATATTTCAGGTAAAATGAAACTCCATCACATAAAAATTATTTTAGGTGATAAAGTTGATGTTGAGGTTAGTCCTTATGACTTAACTAAAGGCAGAATTGTTTACCGTCATAAATAAAGGAGAACTATGAAAGTTAGAGCATCTGTTAAAAAAATCTGTAAAGATTGCAAAATTATTAAGAGAAATAGTGTAGTTAGAGTAATTTGTATATTACCAAAACATAAACAAAGACAAGGTTAAATTAAAAAATAAGAAAGGAATAAAATGGCAAGAATTTTAAATATTGAAATTCCTAATAACAAAAGAGT
This Mesomycoplasma neurolyticum DNA region includes the following protein-coding sequences:
- the rpmJ gene encoding 50S ribosomal protein L36, encoding MKVRASVKKICKDCKIIKRNSVVRVICILPKHKQRQG
- the infA gene encoding translation initiation factor IF-1, which gives rise to MAKDAIKLTGKIVEVYNASEFAVLLDDNNLIIKGHISGKMKLHHIKIILGDKVDVEVSPYDLTKGRIVYRHK